Proteins from a single region of Equus asinus isolate D_3611 breed Donkey chromosome 17, EquAss-T2T_v2, whole genome shotgun sequence:
- the ACCS gene encoding 1-aminocyclopropane-1-carboxylate synthase-like protein 1 yields MFALPEKESRAPSTCPGPASTQDLDSNCGDGLERECSRKPDQKLPELYGVGDPTAGFSSNSSHLSSRGGIIKWFWDSAEAGYRTYHMDEYDEDKNPSGIINLGTSENKLCFDLLSKRLSQSDMLRVEPALLQYPDWRGHLFLREEVARFLSFYCKSPAPLHAENVVVLNGCASVFSALATVLCEVGEAFLIPAPYYGAITQHVCLYGNVRLVSVYLDSEVTGPDTRPFQLTVEKLEMALQGANSQGIKVKGLILINPQNPLGDIYSPAELQEFLEFAKRHELHVMVDEVYMLSVFEESVGYRSVLSLERLPDPQRTHVMWATSKDFGMSGLRFGTLYTENRDVATAVASLCRYHGLSGLVQHQMAQLLRDRDWINQVYLPENHARLKAAHTYVEGELRALGIPFLSRGAGFFIWADLRKYLPEGSFEEERRLWRRFLDHKVLVSFGKAFECKEPGWFRLVFSDKAHRLCLGMQRVRQVLEGKSPVAEDPPACQTQEPRDRHR; encoded by the exons ATGTTTGCCCTCCCTGAGAAGGAATCCAGGGCACCATCCACCTGTCCGGGCCCAGCCTCCACACAGGACCTGGACAGTAACTGTGGGGATGGTCTGGAAAGAGAATGTTCTAGAAAGCCAGACCAGAAGCTGCCGGAGCTCTACGGAGTGGGTGATCCCACCGCCGGGTTCTCCTCCAACAGCTCCCACCTGTCCTCTAGAGGAGGCATCATTAAATGGTTCTGGGACTCAGCTGAGGCCGGCTACAGGACCTACCACATGGATGAGTACGATGAGGATAAGAACCCCAGT GGCATCATTAACTTGGGCACCAGTGAGAACAAACTCTGCTTTGACCTGCTGTCCAAGAGG CTGAGTCAGAGCGACATGCTGCGGGTGGAGCCGGCCCTGCTGCAGTACCCTGACTGGAGGGGGCATCTCTT CCTCCGGGAGGAAGTGGCCAGGTTCCTGTCTTTCTACTGCAAGAGCCCGGCGCCCCTTCATGCGGAGAAT GTGGTTGTTCTGAACGGCTGTGCCTCTGTCTTCTCTGCTCTGGCCACGGTGCTGTGTGAGGTCGGGG AGGCTTTCCTGATCCCTGCCCCTTACTATGGAGCCATCACACAGCACGTCTGTCTCTATGGCAACGTCCGACTGGTCTCTGTCTATCTGGACAGTGAG GTCACTGGGCCAGATACACGCCCCTTCCAGCTCACAGTGGAGAAGCTGGAGATGGCCCTGCAAGGAGCTAATTCTCAG GGTATAAAGGTCAAAGGCCTCATCCTCATCAACCCCCAGAACCCTCTGGGCGACATCTACTCCCCAGCGGAGCTTCAGGAGTTCCTGGAGTTTGCCAAGAG GCACGAGCTGCACGTGATGGTGGATGAAGTCTACATGCTCTCCGTGTTTGAGGAGTCAGTTGGGTACCGCAGTGTCCTAAGCCTGGAAAG GCTGCCGGACCCCCAAAGGACCCACGTGATGTGGGCCACCAGCAAG GACTTCGGGATGTCCGGGCTCCGCTTTGGCACGCTGTACACAGAAAACCGCGACGTGGCCACTGCGGTGGCTTCCCTCTGCCGCTACCACGGCCTCAGTGGCTTGGTCCAGCACCAGATGGCACAGCTGCTCCGGGATCGCG ACTGGATCAACCAGGTGTACCTGCCAGAGAACCACGCCCGGCTCAAGGCTGCCCACACCTATGTCGAGGGAGAGCTCAGGGCCCTGGGGATCCCCTTCCTGAGTCGTGGGGCAGGCTTCTTCATCTGGGCTGACTTGAGGAAG TACCTGCCCGAGGGCAGCTTCGAGGAGGAAAGGCGGCTCTGGCGCCGCTTTTTGGACCACAAGGTGCTGGTGTCCTTTGGCAAGGCCTTCGAGTGTAAAGAGCCTGGCTGGTTCCGCCTGGTCTTCTCGGACAAGGCCCACCGGCTTTGCCTGG GGATGCAGAGGGTCCGGCAGGTGCTCGAGGGCAAATCCCCGGTGGCAGAAGACCCCCCAGCCTGTCAGACCCAGGAGCCGAGGGATCGGCACAGGTGA